The Arachis ipaensis cultivar K30076 chromosome B07, Araip1.1, whole genome shotgun sequence genome includes a window with the following:
- the LOC107606638 gene encoding putative protein TPRXL: MTSPTGRPTLTTASKPRSSTPTSRATLSSARTAVATNKTTSSTTKPVVSLTKSMISASKTTVAATKPTVPARSSTPLSRSTVRSSTPTSRPTVPSSRSISRASTPTRRPTTPSSAPSISAPSAKASSISKPAPVVSRQPASSRGTSPTVRSRPWNPSEMPGFSLDAPPNLRTSLPERPLSATRGRPGAPSSRSSSVEPAPSGRPRRQSCSPSRGRSSGGSHPTGSSMPAVSRGYSKANDNVNPIVIGTKMVERVINMRKLAPPSLDDKNVRKLFVDNTYINYKYASAL; encoded by the exons ATGACTTCTCCTACTGGGCGCCCTACATTGACCACAGCTTCAAAACCCAGATCTTCAACACCTACTTCTCGGGCTACCTTATCTTCAGCTAGGACGGCGGTTGCTACAAACAAGACCACATCTTCTACAACCAAGCCTGTGGTTTCTCTTACAAAGAGTATGATTTCTGCCTCCAAGACTACGGTCGCTGCAACTAAACCCACAGTTCCAGCTAGATCCTCTACACCTTTGTCAAGATCTACTGTAAGATCTTCAACACCAACTAGCAGGCCTACCGTACCTTCATCCAGGTCCATATCAAGGGCATCTACTCCAACTAGGCGACCAACCACACCATCAAGTGCACCCAGCATATCTGCTCCTTCAGCTAAGGCTTCTTCAATCTCCAAGCCAGCTCCGGTGGTGTCACGGCAACCAGCATCTTCACGTGGCACTTCACCAACTGTAAGATCAAGACCATGGAATCCATCTGAGATGCCTGGCTTTTCACTTGATGCTCCACCCAATTTGAGGACATCACTACCAGAAAGGCCACTGTCAGCAACTAGGGGGAGGCCTGGAGCACCCAGTTCTCGGTCTTCATCTGTTGAGCCAGCTCCTAGCGGCAGACCAAGGCGGCAATCATGTTCTCCTTCTAGAGGACGGTCCTCTGGCGGTTCTCATCCTACAGGAAGCTCTATGCCTGCTGTCAGTCGTGGGTACTCAAAAGCAAATGACAATGTCAATCCTATTGTAATTGGCACCAAGATGGTTGAGAGGGTAATAAATATGCGGAAATTAGCGCCACCAAGTCTGGATGACAAgaatgttaggaaattatttgtggacaatacatatattaattataa gtacgcttccgcattatga
- the LOC107606637 gene encoding uncharacterized protein LOC107606637: protein MDAFVPFNAINSAYYQPMIDAIANMGAGYKVPNYQRVRGYLLSKLVEDVKKMIEGYRVIWKQTGCTIMADGWTDRCRRTLINFLVYCPKGNVFLKSVDASHISKTAEALFKLLRDVVLFVGPENVVHVVMDNATSYVAAGRLLELEFPRLYWSLCAAHCINMMLQDIGKFVEVTETVSQASMITKYIYNHCHLLYLMRQFTGGREILHPAPTRFATNFIALQSILAQKDALRAKVTSREWTSSTYSKEAKAKKFVDQILDSKFWNQCTDIVKLTEPLVHVLRIVDSEDRAAMGFLYQAMYKAREDMVKRFQKRKRVVEPYLKILDSRWDSQLKRNLHAAGYWLNPAFRFNSAEFDKHKETISGLLDVIERYAYGDADLNTKLTSEKRIFKNDEGDFRRQSAIRERNTVMPDQWWESYGCGAPNLQKLAIRVLSQTCSSSGCERNWSIFEHIHSKKRNWLEHQKINDLVYVHYNLRLQQRNRMRKQSYDPICLDAFEDHSEWIMEDSPPFLTPEEVDALRNDLANMSLQSALDDLGIFLLGMIL, encoded by the exons ATGGATGCCTTTGTGCCATTCAATGCGATTAATTCAGCTTATTATCAGCCGATGATCGATGCTATTGCAAACATGGGTGCAGGGTATAAAGTGCCAAATTACCAAAGAGTTCGTGGATATTTGTTGAGTAAATTGGTTGAAGATGTAAAGAAGATGATTGAAGGTTATCGTGTGATTTGGAAACAAACTGGATGTACTATCATGGCTGATGGATGGACTGATCGTTGTAGGCGTACTTTAATTAATTTCTTGGTTTATTGCCCTAAAGGAAATGTTTTCCTAAAGTCAGTTGATGCTTCTCATATCTCGAAAACTGCTGAGGCTTTGTTTAAGTTGCTTAGGGATGTTGTGTTATTTGTTGGTCCTGAGAATGTTGTACATGTAGTGATGGATAATGCTACAAGTTACGTTGCTGCTGGAAGGTTGTTGGAATTGGAGTTTCCTAGATTGTATTGGTCTCTTTGTGCGGCACATTGTATTAATATGATGTTGCAGGATATTGGAAAGTTCGTGGAAGTGACTGAAACTGTGTCACAAGCTTCAATGATTACGAAGTATATCTATAATCACTGCCATCTGTTGTACTTGATGAGACAGTTCACAGGCGGCCGAGAAATACTTCATCCAGCTCCAACTCGATTCGCCACTAATTTCATTGCTTTGCAAAGTATTTTGGCTCAAAAGGATGCATTGAGAGCTAAGGTGACATCTAGAGAATGGACAAGTTCAACTTACTCTAAAGAAGCCAAAGCTAAAAAGTTTGTGGATCAAATCTTAGATTCTAAATTTTGGAATCAATGCACTGATATTGTTAAGCTTACGGAGCCACTTGTTCATGTATTGCGTATTGTAGATAGTGAAGATAGAGCTGCAATGGGTTTCCTTTATCAAGCTATGTATAAGGCTAGGGAAGACATGGTGAAGAGGTTTCAAAAAAGAAAGAGGGTTGTTGAACCTTATTTGAAGATTTTAGATTCACGTTGGGATTCACAACTTAAAAGAAACCTTCATGCTGCTGGTTATTGGTTAAATCCAGCTTTTCGATTTAATTCTGCAGAATTTGACAAGCACAAAGAAACAATTTCTGGCCTACTAGATGTGATTGAGAGATATGCTTACGGTGATGCTGATTTGAATACTAAATTGACAAGTGAGAAGAGAATCTTTAAGAAtgatgaaggagattttagaagaCAGTCTGCAATACGTGAGCGAAACACAGTGATGCCtg ATCAATGGTGGGAATCTTATGGATGTGGAGCACCAAACCTGCAAAAGTTAGCGATTCGTGTTTTGAGTCAAACTTGTAGTTCTTCAGGTTGTGAGCGTAACTGGAGCATTTTCGAACACATTCACTCAAAGAAAAGGAATTGGTTAGAGCATCAAAAGATTAATGATCTTGTTTATGTTCATTACAACTTAAGGCTACAACAAAG GAACCGAATGAGAAAGCAAAGTTATGATCCAATTTGTCTTGATGCATTTGAGGATCATTCGGAATGGATAATGGAAGATTCACCACCATTTTTAACTCCTGAAGAAGTTGATGCTTTACGGAATGATCTTGCAAATATGTCTCTTCAATCAGCTTTAGATGATTTGGGTATATTTTTGTTAGGGATGATTTTGTAA